AAGAAATCATTCTCCAAAATTAATGTGCATTTGCAGCCACATTACAGGAATCAgatgacattttgaaaacaaaaatttaggCAGAACTATCAAGAAAGGTCCTAGTGATGACTACTACCTAAAATACCTGAAagccccccagctgcagctgccatcACAGCTCCGCAGTCAGCACAGGTGTTTTTGTTGCTTGTTATCCACCAAACTTTAACTAGCAAGGCAGAAGCTTTAAAACTTTGTCCATAAAACAGAACCTTTGAAAAAGCCTGCTGAAATTTATTAACGACTGCTGCAACTTTTGAAAATCATTTATACACCGCTACACTGTCTTCATCTACTTGTTCAGTCATTCGAGAAGTTACTTGCATTACAAAATACACTCACAGGCATCAGCCTTTCTGTGCCTTCTCATACAGACAAGCCAGAGCAGCCCCGACGCCCGCACACAGTGACTAGTCCAGACCGGGCCTGCGTTACGGAAATTCACCGGGTTTTGGAGAGACACGGCACGTGCAAGATTCCTGGCTTTTCCCGAACACCAGCGCTGAGCCAGGCACACGCGCAGCCGCGTGCGCCCCAACAGCCTCGCCCCTCGCAGGcacggccgggccgggctgcgcGCTCCCGCCCAAGCGGTGCCGGAGGCGGCGGCAGGGCCGGCCGCAGGCTGCGGGGGGAGGAGGCGGGCCCGCCCGCGGGGCACCAACCGCCGCGGCCCGGGAGACGCCTAACAGCGGCCGGGCCGGCAGGGCCCGTGCGGAGCCGGGGCGCCTGCAGCCCTAAAGCGTCTCTGTAAAGCCgctgcctgccttccccgcCGCGAGTGCCGCCTCCGCCCCGGCAAGGCGCCGCCACCACTCCAGCCCTCGCAGGCTGCCTCCGGCCATGCCGCAACCAAGTCCCTTTCCCTCTAACGCGGCGGGCCCCACAAGCAGCCCCAAAGCAAGAAGAACGCAGGCAGCCGCTCAGCCCGCCGCCCGCACCACGCGCAGGGCCCGCCTCTCACCCAGCAGCCGCGAGGGCAcaaggcaggaagaaaagacagaaaagagccTGTCGCTCGGCAGCCCTTCTCCTAAAGAATGCAGTAAAGGTTCCGCGCAGCTTGTGAGGAAACCATGTCAGagcccgccgcgccgctccaGCCAGCCCCTCACCTCTCCTCGCAGCCCTGGCACCTCACTTGCACGCACACGGGCCTGTTGAACATACTCTCCGCCGCCATCTTGCGCTTCGAGTTTGGCGCTTGGCTCCCGCGGAGGAGGAGCCTCAAGATGGAGGCGAGGCGGTGGCCGCGGGGGCTGCTGGGACGGCAATGGCGGCGCCGGAGCTGGGCCGCGGCGCTCCGATCCCGGGGCGCTGTGCCTACTTCGTGGAGAGGAAGAAGCGCTTCTGCAAGATGATCCCGGCTCCCGGGAGGCGCTTCTGCGGAGAGCACGAGCAGCAGGAGGTACCGGGCCTGGCCGGGCGGGGCAGCTGGCACCTTCctgcggcgggggaggggacGCCCCGGCGGCACGGCTGGGGCCTGGGGTGACATGGCCGCCCGAGCGGGCGGGAGCGGCAGCGCCGGTGCAGCCTTCGAGCAGCGGATGTGCTGAGGCCACTCGTTCAGCCCGGCAGGAACGCGGCCGTTACGTTATAggtttgttctttctcttaGGAGCCACTCGGGTACTGAACTCTTGTCTCAATTTCTCCATTCCAGTTGACGTGCCTACCTCAGAGTAGATGCTTTATGAAAATCAGGTGTCCCTCAACAGCATCTCTAGAACAGGAATGCTGAACGCATGCTGAAGTGTTGtctaaaacttttcttttgtgactaggaagaaaatgacaggaaaagaaTTCCGTGCCCTCTCGATCCCAAACAGTGAGTACCTGTAAATGCCTCTCCTGTTTTTTGCCAGAGCTCGCATGAGAAATGCATCTACGtaacttttctttccatttggaTTTTAGCACTGTATACGAAGACCAActacaaaagcatttaaaaaaatgtaattcaagAGCGAAGCCGAAGCCAGTAAGTGTTCAGCAGGCCCGCGCCCCGCGACCTTGCAGCGCTGCCCGTGGCCCCGCACTCGGCGCTGGTGGCCCGGCTCGCGGGGCACCAGTCTTGCACACAGGCTGACGTGTCACTTATTCCAGGCTTGCACAAGACCGGGTGCTAGGTGGTTAAACCACCGAGGCAGCACACCAGTTAACACGTAGTAAAGCATTTTATGCACTTTGAGCAATTGCTGACGCTCAGGTTTAGTCACAATTTTCATAGGTCCTTACAagtctccatttaaaggtacggcatcctttcttttcactggtctgtggggagggggccgTATTGGGAGGGGGCTTTCCTTGCTCCACGGTGGGtcttttagtatgctaattagGTTAGTTCATACATAGttccaagtaattttctgtttggtctcttaatttctttcccatttgGTTCTCCCTGAGCTTATCTTGTTACTTTCTTAGCTTGACTGACTTACAGTGTCTATTTATTCTCCCAAAGCCATGCCTTTGGTTAACTACTTGTAAGGATTGGttaacatcctctgtttttcaaattcttttgaCTGTTTTGCTGtagatatttacatattttgccTAAATTTCAAGTTAAAGAAACAGACTGACCTGTTAACCACATACATGACCATGTACATGCGTATGCTTGATCTAATAATGAACTGGTCGACTACATGCAGAGAGTTCATTGTGCTGACAGCAGCTGTGAACCGGAGGACAGCAGTCTTAGCAAGCACTACAGGAAGGACGATATGGAAGCTGAATTAAGTGCTTGCTGAAATGGAATTCACATTCCAGTCTCCTCATACTCTGTGTCCCCTTTCACCATAGTTCAGTACAACTTTTCAGTTGTCTTAgttgcaaatgaaaatgctgaatttgtttttctcaaaaacGTTCTCTGAGAATAGTCTCTCACAATTGCCATTCATTTTAGAAACTCAGTGACAGATTATCCTTGGAAAGCAAAACTAGCGGGTGTTTTCTAGGTGTTTTCCTACCCCTGGCAGTCTGCTGCCCTAACCAGCTGGCTGCTTCACTCAAACTAGCAGTGAATTGTGGAAAGCTAGGCCGAGTTGCAGCCAGTGCTGAGGGAAGGAATAAGATGTATGTCTCAACAGCTGTTTCAAGAAAACCGAAGATGGCTTCTTTATTATCTGCCCTTCTGCTTTATGAGTATCGTACCTTTAGTATTACCTGGGAAACCTTAAAATCACCTCCGGCATCAGTCTAGTAAGTGTTGACAGCTTAACTCTTACAAACACGTTCAGTCTTGTCAAAATGCGTCAGAACAGTCATTTCTGGTGGGGACTCGGGATCAGactatagggaaaaaaattacttgaaatatCTTCTTTTGCAGTGGATTCCTATTGCTATGTACTTTATCATAAAACCAGTGAAGAATTTAGCATTTTGCTTCCTGATGATTAACAAAAtcatatttcttttgaattttaaagGTCTACTTTGTTCAAGATATTAATGCAGGTTTAAAAGACGTAGCAGAAATACCAGAAAAAGAAGTGagtacatttatttattctaaagCTTAGTCCCTACATAACATATTGCAATTTATCATACGACTAAAGAACTATCAAAGATAAAAAGCTCTTGAATTTATGGATGCCACTTTTATTTCCCCCTTAAAAAGGTACCTATCTGTTCTCTATCCAAAGAAAAGCTGGATAACTTAATCATCACATTGAAAAAAGCAAGTACTGGTGAGTTTActtaatactgaaaataagaCGTTTTAAATTGAATTGATTGAATATTTCATTGTCATTTTTGCTGTTAGATATCTGTGAAAATGTAAGACATTTGGCACTAAACGCATCTGAAGTAATTATTAGCAAGATAATAGGCAATCCTTCTATAGCTAAATTTTACTCAGAAGAATATACTAGATTGAGAGAATGATAAAATACTGAACTTTTGTTCATATTGCTAATTTCCcttccttctgtgttttttgtttcccaCTCGAGATACCACTACAGATAATACAGCTCTGTTATAAACATGTGATGATAGATTTATGCTCCCAACAGACTGTTTTGTTGGTGCTACAGATTGAGCTCATGTCTGAATATTGTAACGTATGtgttacaaaaacaaaaactcTTGGAAACTGGAAACCTATACCTTACAagttttgtatttgcatttgcatGCAGGTCTGGAACTTCACCTTAAGGAACAAGTACTGTCCCACCAGGCTTTACAAGAAGCCTTAAATGACCCAAAGAATGGGGAATCTGCTGTCAAACACTTGAAACAACAGGTATGATCGCTGCTTTACTCATAGGTATAgatgtttttaaacacatggAATTCTGCTGCTGTAAATTTGAGTGACTGTGCATCCATGATGCTCGTCACTTCACGTAGAGGAAATCGGAGATGCTCAGTAACTATGCTCTTCAAATAATAGCATGTATATAACCTTtgaatggctgttgtgttaaatgTTAGTAACAAAAGTTTATTAGgatactgaaataaattacaaattatGTGGTGGTATTCTGAATTTTAACTAATGTATTCTTATTTTATATTACCTCATAATAAATCTGAGCTACCAAAGGTAAAATGTTGTATTTACTAagaattaaaaaggaatttttttactttttctgtaagAGCTGGTCCTAGACTTCCTGGTTATATAACAGATGCATAAAAAGAACTGGAGAGCCCGAGTTTGCCTTCTGCCTTTTTAAGTGCATTGAACAGCAAGAATTGTAAGGGAGATGAATTGCATACTGTAGCAAAATAGAAAGTTTTGGGAAGAAAATCTAAAAGTGAGAAATGTCTGGATCTTACTTTCTTCCCATGTTCTAGCTTTCCTATGTATTACAAAATGCTTAACTGCAGCAGAGAGAGAGGGCTCTGCGGGCACTGATGCTTCACAGAAAGATCTAGTACAGTACCCATATTTTGGATGTCTACTTTGAGAATCGGCGGAGAGTATTATAGCATGTACCTGGATCCTACAAATCCCACTCCAAAAAAATGCGGGTGGAGTTCTGCGAGCAGTGGAAGAAGGGCAGGGTTATGCTGACTAGCCAGAAGTTATAATCCCTTTCCTCTGTGTACACATCATCTTCTTCCTAATCCCTCATGGAAGGAAAGGCTTGAAAAAGTCTTTTGAAGTTTGGTGAAGTAATCATTTTCCACTGGGCATTACAATACACGATGTATGTATTTGCTTGGTTTGTATAATCTTTTGATGTTTGTAGGCTTCTATTTTAGGTAACATGGAAAAACTACATTTACTCGGTCCAGGAAGATGTTTTGTTGAGTTTGGAGCTGGGCGAGGAAAGCTGTCTCACTGGGTTGACGTTGCCTTACAGGATGCTGAAAATGTTCAGTTTTTGCTTGTGGAAAGGGCAACTACAAGGTTCAAGGTAAGAGGTTATTGTCACATTGGCAGACtataatttttaaactattgTCATTGAAGCTAttagtatttgctttttatctttaaaaccaaaacaaaacctttacattttaaaagtttttggAAGTGTGATTGCCTACATTCCATACTTCAGCAAtagcaaatttatttaaaaaaaaaaaaatcctggtgTATAATGTTGGAAATATGCAGATGTTGacttgacaggaaaaaaagtctagCATTAATATCTGGAGCAAAAGTATAATTATTAGTGGGCAGCCCTGCTTAATGATCTTGTTGTTATGTTTACACAGGTGGATGGAAAACATAAAAGGAGAGATTCTGTATTTGAAAGGCTTCAAGTTGATATTCAGCACTTATGTTTAAGTAAGTTCCTTCTCGGCTTGCATAACTGTGTAACTAGAGGCTTAATTGTAGATTTTGAATACTGGAATTCAAGTCAATTTGTATGTAGCACGCTTAGATGTACTTGGGTTTGAACATGATTCTCAGTGGTTACTTGGACATGTTAATGCtctgtgtatatacatatatacacacacatacatgtattAAATGGAGActtaaaattttctgctttttatacaCTTAGGAGGACATCAATGTAGGTGAGAAATACCTAAACAAAACCactttgaatgttttttaaGAACTTGCAGGACTAAAAACCATTGCATTGTTGGTTGTAGGCGTGCAGAATGAAGCAAGTCATGCATATCATTGATTTGCTATGCATATCAGTACTACAGAACTCGTGGGAACACCTGTCACCAGGAGATGCATTAACATATTTAAATTTCATAGGCAGTATAGAAAGGCTGAAGTGTTTAAATATGCTTCTCAGCCACAACATCCAATCCTcttaacttcttttaaaaaagaaactttccttTGAATAGCTTATAACTGTATATACAGtccactgtatttttaatagtggtaaacatttatttctttttttaagtgtgCTGAAGTTacattatctgaaaaaaatattgcccCAACTATAATAATAGAGGTTCTGGGGTTGTTGTGGACTGTATGTGggcattatctttttttttttctctctccagatAAAGTACCtattttagagaagaaaaagctacCACTAGTAGGTATTGGGAAACATTTATGTGGTGCTGCAACAGGTATGAATTACATATGTGTGAACTGCAGAAAACTACAATACTAAATCTTACGATCTGGATGGACTGATCTTCCCAACTGTCCTTTTAAGCTTTTCTTGCCCTCTTAACCCTTTTTTAGTGAATGAAGCAATTATGTGTCATCTAAATATCTACTGACAtctattgacttcagtggaataGTAAGTGGAGAATAGATGCAAGGCTACACTAGACAGAAGTAAAACCTTTCTTTATCTATACATCTAAAAGAATAGTAGAATAAAGAATAGTGTGTGGTGGCATGGGTCATATATTTGTAAACTGTTGGAAGTACTGTTTTAACACCATCACCTCTactctgaaatacttttctttctcaatttgtgttctgaaaatgagaagaatATGTTTCTGTCCTGATAATTTTAAACACGCTTTTTCTAATGTTACGTCTCTGCTAAGTAAAGGCATCTCAAATACGACACCTATATAGGTACTGTTACAAAGACGACAGTTAAGCATTTAAGAAATACATGTATGTATTACATAGATTGTGTCCTAGATATCAGACTTTTAGAGCAAATACTTGAATGTTTTACAGGGAAGAGATAATATGCCAGTTTGTTAACCAAAGTATTTCGAATTTACTTGTGTAGAACAAATAGAGGATAAGCCCTTAGTAGCTCCAGGGGTCTCAATAATATTCATTTAGggttttcatgttttcaaagCATGCTTGTAATTTTTGGTTATgcttaaaattgctttttgacCTAGTTCGTGATGTATGCTTTTATTCTTCGTGGCATATAGCCTTATGCAAATAACGGCATGGTGTTCATCGCTATTTTTGGGGGGTATATCTGGTTTTTTCCTAGATCTTGCTTTGAGATGCCTGGTTGAAAGTTATACAACTTGCTGTGATGGAGAATCTCAAGAGCCTGCACCAAAACGCTCTAGGACTGATAAGACAGAGGTGGCTTCTAACAACTCTGCTGATAATGAAAGCAACAAAGATGACTGTAAGCCTGTAGCTGGAATTGTTATTGCACTGTGTTGCCATCACAAGTGTGACTGGACACATTATGTAGGCAGGGAGTTCTTTAAATCAGTAGGACTTGGACCAGtagaatttaattattttcagagaatGAGTAGCTGGGCCACTTGCGGTATGCGAGAAACCACAACCAAAGCCTCTACAAGTGACGAAAGTGAAGATGAGTCTAACAACATGGAAGAACATGAGCAAACGTGCAGCAAGACCGAGAGCAGTTCTGATACTTTACAAGggtatgtaatttttttcctaacaaatggacttctgcagaaaagtaaaattacgTATAGTGGTACCTGAAACTTTTTTGGCTCCTTCAAAATGACTTactttatagaaacattttaattatgaaatttatagaaatattctactttaaaaatacaattttcatggacgtacatttaaaaatatttaaacagtcATGCTTGCCTGAGTTGAACTTAAGCGTGATTTCACTAGTTTTTCTAAGCTTAACTACTGATGTTAATTAACAAAACTATTCTTCTGACACGTTGTtaattcttttcctcctttctatGAAACCAGGATACTTACTGTTGAAGAACGAAAGGAGATAGGTCACCTCTGTAAACTGCTGATTGATCATGGACGGATTGAATATTTGCAACAACACGGATACAAGGCTGCACTACAGTATTATACAGAGCCTGCTGTGTCCTTGGAGAATGTTCTGTTGACAGCTGTCCCAAGTCTGTCTTTGATACCAGAGCCAACTACATGACAGAAGACAGATCTGGAATTGATAGGAAAAAACCCCTACAAAACTAAacctggattttttaaaaagctaattcATTGCTTATAAAGAGCTCTTTAAGTCTTTCCTGTGCCCAGGAAAGGTCTTATATTACCCAGTTTCACTAGGAATTACAAATATGCAAACAAATTCTcatcagtggaaaaataaaatgcccaAGAACGTTTAAAacctgctgtgtgctgcttttccaggaaGTATACTTGATATGTTCTTCCATTCACAGTTACGTTCTTTATTCATTATCATTTATGACAGAAGTACCAAAAGTACAGCTTTCCAGATTTCCTGAAAGACAATGGATTAAAATAAGAGCAATTAACATactttattttcactttaaaagttCAGGATAGCTTTGTGTTTCCTCTTAGGTTAATTAAGTAGGCCCAGGTACTTTGATCAGCCCTTGGCGCTAGGGGAACGTTAAGGACGAAAGCTTACTTGTAAACTGTCATCTTGATATATTTTTGCTAATTTGATTATTCATTTATGAAATATTGATAAGAAAAAAGCTTCCTTAGCGTTCTAAACCAAGAGCATTTCGGTCATCAAATTTTTAGGCCTTCATGATAAACAGAATGAAGATCAGAGAGAACATTTTATATCTGCAATGAAGTGTCTGCAGTTAACAGCTGCCACCTGCACATCTGTTCAGAAGTGCTTCTCCTGGTCTCTTACTGCAACCTACCCTCAGTAAAAATctctttacagatttttttgaaaatattaactCATTTATTAAGAAgattattcatattttatttgtctgtGTATCCTAGCTCTTGTTTATCCTTCCGTTCAGCACTGCATTCCCGAGAgatctgaaataataaaaaagccatACCTCTTTTCTTGAGTGACTCCTGGATATACATGTGCATGAATTCAATGCCAAACATTTCCTGTTGCTCCTCCTCTTCTGTATTCTCACACGGAGGGAGCATTACCTCTAACTCCAGCGGGTTGTCTCTGAAGTTGACAAATCTGACAGTTCAACAGAAAAGGTTACTCTTGCAACAGGTTTTGTCCAGAGAGAACAACTCTTTTGAAACAATTAAGATTCTTCAAACAGTTTTttgagcaaaataaaatgtcttttcttatACTAAACTCACCACTGTATTAGTAGTATTAAGTAAACTAAGCCAAGACAACACCTTTTAATAACCGTAGCTGATTGTGGTGGGAGAAAATCCTGCAGTCCTTGTCATTTTGTCTTCGGGTTTGCCTGACCCCATTGTCAACCTTACTGAACTTCCAAAACCAGATGAGTGGATGACAACAAGAGTGCAAATGCCTGCATCCTCCCAGCTTTGCAAGGCAATAGCCAGCCCTGTCTCCCTCTGGTTTTGGTCCATCCCTGAGCCTTCTTccaaaacatctgaaaacagaattgtCTTAACTGGGCTAGATGTGATTTATTTAGACTAAGGTTCTTTCTCGAAAATGGCCAGCATCTagtaattcaaataaaaatgcaaataatagGAAAGTTTCTGTCACAGtatacaaaataatatttcaagTTCTAccaattaaaaatgtacatttaattattttttttatttttcaaataaaatataggAGAGTTTCATCCATATCCTTATACCCAATCCTTTTTGTTTAATCCTGAATTCTTGACTTCTCTAGTGCTAAAGTTCAACTTCTTGTCGTTTTTATGTTTGTCACATATTTTTCCTCCTAGCTCTTGGCTTTAGAGAGTGATATAAAAGGTCAATTAGAAGTGGGCGTTTGGACCTTTCAGAAATGAGAACATATATATCACAgtctcctttttcatttgggACTGTAACTATCATAGCTTACTTACTCAGATCAGTTGTGCTACACAACCCTTCTTGACCAGATGCTCAACTGTTGCGAATTTGTGTAATTATGCTGACTTACAGGGTATTGCGTCCATCTGTACAACTGTGGACATGCCTTAGTATCACTTTAGGATGTACAACTCAAGGCAGACTTTAAAACTTATCttctagtatttttatttgtatttctgttgctttttcttacCTCAGATTTGTCATGTCCTTCATACAGGCTGGAATATCCTTAAGTTTGTTATTGCTAAGAACAAGAGTACTGAGATTTTTCATATTGCTAATGGTTTCTGGCAAAGAGTTTATCTCATTCCTTTGGAGCCATAAAGTGTGGAGATTTCCCATTCTGTAAAATAGGTATTCGTGCAAGCAAT
Above is a window of Falco biarmicus isolate bFalBia1 chromosome 11, bFalBia1.pri, whole genome shotgun sequence DNA encoding:
- the TRMT13 gene encoding tRNA:m(4)X modification enzyme TRM13 homolog isoform X2 gives rise to the protein MAAPELGRGAPIPGRCAYFVERKKRFCKMIPAPGRRFCGEHEQQEEENDRKRIPCPLDPKHTVYEDQLQKHLKKCNSRAKPKPVYFVQDINAGLKDVAEIPEKEVPICSLSKEKLDNLIITLKKASTGLELHLKEQVLSHQALQEALNDPKNGESAVKHLKQQASILGNMEKLHLLGPGRCFVEFGAGRGKLSHWVDVALQDAENVQFLLVERATTRFKVDGKHKRRDSVFERLQVDIQHLCLNKVPILEKKKLPLVGIGKHLCGAATDLALRCLVESYTTCCDGESQEPAPKRSRTDKTEVASNNSADNESNKDD
- the TRMT13 gene encoding tRNA:m(4)X modification enzyme TRM13 homolog isoform X1 is translated as MAAPELGRGAPIPGRCAYFVERKKRFCKMIPAPGRRFCGEHEQQEEENDRKRIPCPLDPKHTVYEDQLQKHLKKCNSRAKPKPVYFVQDINAGLKDVAEIPEKEVPICSLSKEKLDNLIITLKKASTGLELHLKEQVLSHQALQEALNDPKNGESAVKHLKQQASILGNMEKLHLLGPGRCFVEFGAGRGKLSHWVDVALQDAENVQFLLVERATTRFKVDGKHKRRDSVFERLQVDIQHLCLNKVPILEKKKLPLVGIGKHLCGAATDLALRCLVESYTTCCDGESQEPAPKRSRTDKTEVASNNSADNESNKDDCKPVAGIVIALCCHHKCDWTHYVGREFFKSVGLGPVEFNYFQRMSSWATCGMRETTTKASTSDESEDESNNMEEHEQTCSKTESSSDTLQGILTVEERKEIGHLCKLLIDHGRIEYLQQHGYKAALQYYTEPAVSLENVLLTAVPSLSLIPEPTT